A region from the Lolium perenne isolate Kyuss_39 chromosome 4, Kyuss_2.0, whole genome shotgun sequence genome encodes:
- the LOC127349151 gene encoding LOB domain-containing protein 29-like, whose product MASSGVTGSPCGACKFLRRKCAAECVFAPYFCAEDGASQFAAIHKVFGASNAAKLLQQVAPGDRSEAAATVTYEAQARMRDPVYGCVAHIFALQQQVVALQAQVAQARTHLVAAGHGHPLLYQQQAAWQVAETSTTQSSSGCYSAHRSDDGSSMHAPAEMYCFGEQEEGSY is encoded by the coding sequence ATGGCGTCCTCAGGCGTGACGGGGTCGCCGTGCGGCGCGTGCAAGTTCCTGCGGCGCAAGTGCGCGGCGGAGTGCGTGTTCGCGCCCTACTTCTGCGCGGAGGACGGCGCGTCGCAGTTCGCGGCGATCCACAAGGTGTTCGGCGCCAGCAACGCCGCCAAGCTGCTGCAGCAGGTGGCGCCTGGCGACCGGAGCGAGGCGGCCGCCACGGTGACCTACGAGGCGCAGGCGCGGATGCGCGACCCGGTGTACGGCTGCGTCGCCCACATCTTCGCGCTGCAGCAGCAGGTGGTGGCGCTGCAGGCGCAGGTGGCGCAGGCAAGGACGCATCTGGTGGCGGCCGGCCACGGCCACCCGCTCCTGTACCAGCAGCAGGCGGCGTGGCAGGTGGCGGAGACGTCGACGACGCAGAGCAGCTCCGGTTGCTACAGCGCGCACCGCTCTGACGACGGGTCGTCCATGCACGCGCCGGCGGAGATGTACTGCTTCGGCGAGCAGGAGGAAGGCAGCTACTAG
- the LOC127349152 gene encoding LOB domain-containing protein CRL1-like, which yields MVFSSTHHDRPSKQPKKDRYFSKHRTRSIYRSISVHVRSEPPSSDRLMSMTGFGSPCGACKFLRRKCARGCVFAPYFCHEQGAAHFAAIHKVFGASNVSKLLAHLPIADRAEAAVTVSYEAQARLRDPVYGCVAHIFALQQQVMTLQAQLADLKAQGAPQQGMMQHEDAKGYVGGAEQYGHGGYPWCNDNGAGAGGAQPSWGNGSAGHESITALLTSDYMQQSLYHALEQADGQARGYEAMDQSPSFGAAEESGWRSSSSSGYQDSEDLQSVAYAYLNRS from the coding sequence ATGGTCTTCAGCTCAACTCACCACGACAGACCTAGCAAGCAACCCAAGAAAGACCGGTACTTCAGCAAGCACAGAACTCGATCTATCTATCGATCGATCAGCGTTCACGTACGGAGCGAGCCACCGTCATCCGATCGGTTGATGAGCATGACGGGATTCGGGTCGCCGTGCGGGGCGTGCAAGTTCCTGCGCCGCAAGTGCGCGCGCGGCTGCGTGTTCGCTCCCTACTTCTGCCATGAGCAGGGCGCGGCGCACTTCGCCGCCATCCACAAGGTCTTCGGCGCCAGCAACGTCTCCAAGCTCCTCGCCCACCTGCCCATCGCCGACCGCGCCGAGGCCGCCGTCACCGTCTCCTACGAGGCGCAGGCCCGGCTCCGCGACCCGGTCTATGGCTGCGTCGCCCACATCTTCGCGCTCCAGCAGCAGGTCATGACACTCCAGGCGCAGCTCGCCGACCTCAAGGCCCAGGGGGCACCGCAGCAAGGGATGATGCAGCACGAAGACGCCAAGGGATACGTCGGCGGTGCGGAGCAGTACGGGCACGGTGGCTACCCGTGGTGCAACGACAACGGCGCTGGTGCGGGGGGTGCGCAGCCATCGTGGGGCAATGGCAGCGCCGGGCACGAATCTATCACCGCGCTGCTTACCTCCGACTACATGCAGCAGTCGCTGTACCACGCGCTGGAGCAAGCGGACGGGCAGGCGAGGGGCTACGAGGCGATGGATCAGTCGCCGTCGTTCGGGGCGGCGGAGGAGAGCGGGTGgaggtcgtcctcgtcctccgggTACCAAGACTCCGAGGACCTGCAGAGCGTTGCTTATGCTTACCTTAATCGCTCGTAA